The window TTGAACCGCATGCCCCTCCTGCCAGCTTTGGCTTTCTATGCTTTGCTTCGCTCTTGTGATCTCTTTCTGTCTCCAAGCTACCCATTCGTAGCTCCCCTGTCCCCATGCGTGCTGGTAGTACTACGAGCAATTGAGGTGTGTGTGTCGGTCAGCAGACCATGGACAGAAATGGTAGTGAATAGGAATGGAGGTCGTTTATGCCAGTAATACCAAACTGAGATCGTCATGGGGATAAGATGGGTGTTTCAAGAAGCTAATATCTCGATAAAATCATTTATAGTGCCTTAGGGGAACAGCAACGAAGTACAGCATGGTAGGAGAGGAATCAAATAAATCTTGTCTAGCCTCGGTAGTTAACAAGGAGCTCTGCAGTTGTTTCCTTTGTCCTGTCTTCAGAAAAGCCTCAGCTGCAGCCTGTCAAGTTTTGATAGTAGCTGACAGTGACAATGAGCAGCTAATAACCAAGACGGATGGTGGTTATATACAATAATACGGCTGCTAGCTATTTGTTTAAGTGATAGACTAATTGCTTTTTTTTGTTCTTATGATGTTGGTTGATGTAAATAAATTTGATTTTAATatggttttgttttttcttatGTTCCTACGGCCGGTTCTGATTGCTGGGATGGTGGCGAAACTCATCGGTGCCAGATCCGAACGGTATGCCTTATAATTTCCAATCCATCTCTTGTAGCTATCTCTGTATTGTGCTGCCTGCTAGTAGATCTATAATAATGTCTGCAAGTATCATGAATAGCTGTGTTTCTTAATTGTGGGGTGATGAACAGTTTGACATTCAAATGGTGCATGTTCTGATGCCCCGCAGACTCCGCATGAGGAGGCACTGCACACAGGGGATCAGGGATAGGGACGTCCTTTTCCTCTGGGCTCCACAATGGCCTGAATGAGCCGGGTGGAAGCAACATAATTAATGTGCATGTACGAGCAAGAATTTGACTAGCTAGGAAGAATTCAACACATGGCTCAAAAACATGTTGAAAGACAgtaaagaaaggaaaaacaaacagGAACTGATGAGAAGCATGCTTTGCTAGATTCTGTTACCTAAAGTTTTTGGTAGAAAAAGAATACCGACCGAGGACACAATGACAAAAACTTGGAGCTAGCTGACATGGTTGGAATTTTGGAACTGCAGCTCCGATGTACTACAAGGGGTGGTACCACCTGTTCTACCAGTACAACCCCAAGGGCGCGGTGTGGGGCAACATCGTGTGGGCGCACTCGGTCTCGCGCGACCTCATCAACTGGATCGCGCTGGAGCCCGCCATCTCCCCCAGCATCCCCTCCGACCAGTACGGTTGCTGGTCCGGCTCGGCGACGCTACTCCACGACGGCACGCCGGCGATCACCTACACGGGGATCACCCGCCCGAACATCAACTACCAGGTGCAGAACATCGCGTTCCCCAAGAACAAGTCGGACCCGCTGCTCCGGGAGTGGGTGAAGCCGGCGGAGCTGAACCCGATCGCCTTGCCGGAGGGCGACATCAACGCGACGCAGTTCCGCGACCCGACGACGGCGTGGTACGCCGACGGGCACTGGCGGATGCTcgtcggcggcgtgcgcggcaccCGCGGGCTGGCGTTCGTGTACCGGAGCCGGGACTTCCGGCGGTGGGCCCGCGCCAAGCACCCGCTGCACTCGGCGCTGACGGGGATGTGGGAGTGCCCGGACTTCTTCCCGGTGTCCGGGTCCGGGCAGGAGGAGGGCCTCGACACCTCCGAGGCCGGCGCCAAGTACGTGCTCAAGAGCAGCCTGGACCTCACCCGGTACGACTACTACACCGTCGGCAGCTACGACTGGCGCAAGGACCGGTACGTGCCGGACGaccccgccggcgacgagcaccgACGCCGCTACGACTACGGCAACTTCTACGCGTCCAAGACGTTCTACGACCCGGCGAAGCGGCGGCGCATCCTCTGGGGCTGGGCCAACGAGTCCGACAGCGTGCCCGACGACAAGGCCAAGGACTGGGCCGGCATCCAGGTACTGCTGCTCGGAAACTTCGGAGCTCTGAATTGAAGCGTCGGTGTGGTGGCAATGTTTGTTTGACCCGATCGTGCTCGTGGCCGCGCGCAGGCGATCCCCAGGAAGATCTGGCTGGACCCCAGCGGGAAGCAGCTGCTGCAGTGGCCGGTCGAGGAGTTGGAGGAGCTCAGGGGCAAGCCCGTCAGCGTCGCCGGCAAGGTCGTCAAGCCCGGCGAGCATTTCGAGGTCACGGGCCTCGCAACTTACCAGGTCAGTAGTGAGTAGTGACTAGTGAGTCCTCTAGTCCAGCCAAGATCCGCTCGCCCATGACTTGTCGGCGTTGATCCTTACAGACATGCCTTGCTTGTCTTGCCCCGCCACTTGCGCTGCGCACGCCCGTAGTCGCCGTTCGTCCTCGCCATCGCCCGTGCCGCGCCATCGCCGTCACGGCGCGGCTAGCTCCCATCAGTTCCAGTTCACATGTGCACCTGGGCTTCTTGGACCCTCTCGTTTCTTCTTCTAGAGAGCGGCGGGGAAAAAACCTAACCTTTAGTGGTTTGTCTACTCACGTGTGAAATAACGCCAAATCCGGAGAAACTGATCAAGAGAAATTCCGGAGAAACTTTATTTTAACGCTGACTAATCTGCTGATGATGACTGATCTGATCTCGATCGATCCGGTGATGGCAGGCTGACGTGGAGGTGAGCTTCGAGGTGTCGAGCCTGGACAGGGCGGAGCCCTTCGACCCGGCGTACGCCGACGACGCGCAGAAGCTGTGCGGCGTCAAGGGCGCCGACGCCAAGGGCGGGGTGGGGCCCTTCGGCCTGTGGGTGCTGGCCTCTGCCGACCTGCAGGAGAAGACGGCCGTCTTCTTCAGAGTCTTCAAGGACGGATACGGCAAGCCCATGGTGCTCATGTGCACCGACCCCACAAAGTATGGCCGCCTCAACTGCTGCTCCCTCGCTCACACCATCATGCATCCTTCCCCCTTCTCACAAGAAAACACACTGCCCATGTGGACAAACAACATTCAGGACAGAATTGAAGAACATGCATTCCCCCATGCATGTCCGGGGCAGCATAGATCACCCAGCCATGGCATTTTAgacatttttcttcttctcaagtACACAATTTACTGGCCCTCAAAAAAGTACACAATTTACTgatgactttttttttcttccttccttCTTCCCGCGCCGATCGAGCAGGTCGTCTCTTAGTCCAGACCTGTACAAGCCGACCTTTGCGGGCTTCGTCGACACCGACATTTCAAGCGGGAAGATCACTCTCAGGAGCTTGGTATGTCCATGATGCCCTTTCTAACAAGCAACCTCACTTTGACCCTCGAGCTCATAGCTTTATTGACAACCACAGCTATATGTGTATGTGTTGATCCATCCCTTGTTTTCTTATGTGGCGTAGATCGACCGATCCGTGGTGGAGAGCTTCGGAGCAGGAGGCCGGACTTGCATCCTGTCAAGAGTCTACCCCTCCATCGCTATCGGGAAAGACGCGCACCTTTACGTCTTCAACAATGGGGAGGCGGACATCAAGGTGTCGCACCTGACTGCCTGGGAGATGAAGAAACCGCTCATGAACGGCGCCTAAGCAGTTTACCCCGTGACCCTTATTCGTTTTCTTTGACACGGCTGCTTTAGAGTTGATTGTTATTGTTGACGTCCTTCATTGATCAAGAAGTAATGACAAGTTTGAGTCGTTACTTCTGATAGATTTGAAAGGATCGAGGCCCAAGAAAGgagggttgaattgggactttttcaaatttctagagagtccttaacctagactagtattttccaatctacaaatttgaaacctactGACTAGCAAAGGGTCCTTAGGTAGGAGAACATACTAACATGATCATCTTTCCTAGGAAGAACCACACTAGCAAGAACATTCTAGTCAAGAGATCAAACTATCATGtcattgtcctagtcaaacaaacaagcaaagaAGAGCAAGATCACAAAAAGAAAATTTAATGCTTGAATGTAAATGCgaaggacacgagacaaccggatttttttccgtggtatcgaggagttaacgctccccctaatccacgttggagcacccacacaagggtatcgctcccttgcttcaccaaggagcaagtgatcactaagaatgcttcttctccatctccggaacggcgaacttcacaccgtgtacaagcttcttgtcttggggctcccacaaactccaagagctcaccaagaacctcccgatcactgagaccggctaggtgccgtcaaacaccaagagtaacaagctcctaagccttcacttgacctacactcagttggctcTAGCTCAAACACACTTGgtacacttgcaaaggttgaattcttcaaggttgaagcagcAATCAATGCACTAGATCttcactcttttgctcaaagcactctctcttcttctcaagggtggcctcaggtattcaatacATCAAAGGCAGttcaaatgagccagggggtgcccttatatagagtggagagggtcacatagccgttggaagtccactgcaaaaaatcgtgaccatcggaagaaccgacgggtgagAAATtgaaggcatcggttcaaccggtctctctgtgtccaaatagtAGCCATTGgaggttctgacacagtatccaggcttgcgtcattgcaccggtgcatgatCCGTaggggcaccggttcaaccagtgctgaagaggttcactgatcaactcaaacaagctttctggaacatactacatccaatgcaccgatggttGATTCTTAagcgttggttcaaccggtgctgaagacgagttgaggtccaccaaaacatgctctctggaacaaagtacatctaatgcaccggtgctttgcttgggaccatcggttcaaccggtgctatagagtttgTTGACTTGATTTCCCCTTGTATcaagagaagatagaccgacaagggcgtcggatgcaccgatgctaaggcatcggttaaaccggtgctgcagtttttcttgattttcagcTAAATTTGACTTGGAgttgaatgtaacttcgattgtttcttcttccaagtgttgtgtcgACTTATTTTGACTATCTTGGGctatttttgagcgagtgtgcaagatttctaaggccaactcaattttggtcaagctactaactcacaaacccctcttaatagtatggtcaagaactagaaactataaaacctagctaaatcaagtgtccttcatcttctTGTGACACATGAGACTACAAAGGTCCTTAATCcttgaaattgagtccttggcacgcatgattgttttgaattgaggggtctcatttcatatttcatatgagactaacctaatcattgatttttccttcaaaacacatgttagtcgcatacggttgttattaatcaccgaaacttaccattaacaTCTATCGGTctagatgcgcttcaatctccccatttttggtgattgatgacaacacaaagtagagatacaaaGATTTGAAATTGAAACGCgattaaacaagcatgcattactagaaataaagcacatgtagggacatgtcaaccCAGAGCAAACACAATATCCAAAAggcatgtccatacacaaaatccatgaagatccaaacacgccacaaaccaccaagctccccctatctctactccccctatctatctccccctttggcaacaaggcaccaaaaaggaaggcgatctagtcctgagctggagaaggcggggtcttcatgctcggtccggtggagaactgagtggcggagtcgtcggcgtcatCGTCCGTCCAGTCTTCGTCGgccgaagaggacttctgctcgaccggagtcgtcggagtaGCAGAAGTAGCCGGAGTAGAGGTAGCAGCTGGCTCGGTGAtgaccgtggagtccgtcggaggagtagacgtgacgggagtcgtGTCTGGCTGAGTAGGGCGGACAAcagacggacggagcacctcaggctgtgagGGTGACTCGAACGTGAGGGACTGAGCTAAGGGATGCTGTAGCTGATGCAGACCCTGCTGCAGCCTGAGGAACTCTGCATGCTACTCGGCAGTCCAGACACTAGGCTGTAGAGAAGGCGCCGAAGCAGGAGCAGGGCTGGCAAACACCCCGGTCTGAAGAAGAGGTGACATTGGGAAGGAcgccaagggtgtctgcacaaagccgccagcaggtggagcaggagtagtggggtcgaactggagctgctggggtgtagggagttGAGGCTCTGGCAGTCCGGTGTGAtggtacagctgaccgaagcatcccgagaagaatgcGAACATCTGCTGTTGAATCTGGGACTGCTActgaagctgtaacctcatggcctcctgctgctgccggatCCCCTCAAGTAcaagtgtctgggcctcctgctggcgagcctgcacggcttgcatgctcagctgagctgcagcaaatctgtcctgctggtcagagagcctctgaagaatagcagcgagtgaatcaggctgagtgacctgagcagcggtaactggaggagcagggactcaggctgcaccagaggatcctgcctcatcatcatgagcacctCGAGGGACGGTAATAGTGGGTATgtagtcctcgtcatcctcagAGTCCTCAGAGTCAGTGACCAAGTAGtgcgggagctgggcctctgcagcGGCGAGTGAAGCGTCCTCAGCTGCCGTGggatcatctgcaactctgccctcagccaaggcACGCTCATCTAAAACCTACTGTGCTCTGCGCTGGCCTCTCGGGCTGCAGCggccgtctcgaggagtagtaGGTGAGTAAACTGTGAAGTGCGTCCTCGACTGcgccagctcatccatatgagCATTCTGACTGAGCTTGGCAAGAATCCAGCAGATCCAGTGAGCGAATGGGTGGCGACGGTGAACTGCCATCCCATCCATGATcacgtcctctagctcgcagatgaaGAAGTCGACAAGGTCAAAGTCTCGACCTGTCATGATGTACAGTAATAgtcactgctgcagagctgtgatcccctcattGTAGCCTATCCTgaacaacagactcttcctcagAGCAAAATGGATAGTGTGTGCCAcgggagtcagcctgtccggagtcctaGGAGTGCTAGGCAAAAATGGCTGCTGGAAAAGCACACTGACATCCTCGTCAGACGGGAAGTGATCGTGAGGGCGACGAGGGGGCACCGtgttgccataagcctgatagtgcaaGTAGTGGGGCTCCTAGGCAATCCGAACTCCAAGCAGGGTAGCCAATCTGGCGTGAGTCAaacgatagtgcctctcctggaacatgaaaTCAATAAACTGCATGTCCTCCTCCACAAACAAGGTAGCGTAGAACACGCGTACCCACTCGCGGATGTATCtagacctctcactgagtagtgCCGGCAGCCCATCGTAGTGCTCAAAGAAGGAGAGTACTGGAACTCCACCGGCTGCCACACGCATAGCCACCTAGtgaagcatcttgtgctcactgatcttgatgtcCATCTGGCAATAAGCATGGCAAAAGGACTCCTGGAGCAGGGTGTGAAAACGACGGTCAACTCCAACATCCCTCTGCTCAGGAAACCATGTCTCCGGGGTGACGTATCTCAATCTCTTCACTCGAGGCCCTGGTATCCCCCTGAGATCCAACAGCTCGACCTGAGGTGGCTCTAACTCTGCATCACTGTCCTGACCAGCTGCCTCTCTCTCACTATCACATCCTGCTGCCCTGTGAGTACCaacacctcgagtccgtggacgagagcgggactcaggtgtggtctgAGCTGTCTTTGGCTGACGAGTACGCCCTGAGCGACGTAACCGCTgttgtggctccccctgagcctgaggatccctgatccgAAGCGAACCCTATCGGTCTGCTGCATCTGCAACTGCCTGGGCATGCTCTCGCTCTCGGTCCTCatgggtgcgcttcttcttctgtTGTACCACCTGCTTGCCCTTACCC is drawn from Panicum virgatum strain AP13 chromosome 1N, P.virgatum_v5, whole genome shotgun sequence and contains these coding sequences:
- the LOC120655951 gene encoding beta-fructofuranosidase, cell wall isozyme-like, which encodes MGTPQRVLLAPWALLAVVVAVQLAGASHVIHRSLEAEAAPPSVPASIVSPLLRTGYHFQPPRNWINDPNAPMYYKGWYHLFYQYNPKGAVWGNIVWAHSVSRDLINWIALEPAISPSIPSDQYGCWSGSATLLHDGTPAITYTGITRPNINYQVQNIAFPKNKSDPLLREWVKPAELNPIALPEGDINATQFRDPTTAWYADGHWRMLVGGVRGTRGLAFVYRSRDFRRWARAKHPLHSALTGMWECPDFFPVSGSGQEEGLDTSEAGAKYVLKSSLDLTRYDYYTVGSYDWRKDRYVPDDPAGDEHRRRYDYGNFYASKTFYDPAKRRRILWGWANESDSVPDDKAKDWAGIQAIPRKIWLDPSGKQLLQWPVEELEELRGKPVSVAGKVVKPGEHFEVTGLATYQADVEVSFEVSSLDRAEPFDPAYADDAQKLCGVKGADAKGGVGPFGLWVLASADLQEKTAVFFRVFKDGYGKPMVLMCTDPTKSSLSPDLYKPTFAGFVDTDISSGKITLRSLIDRSVVESFGAGGRTCILSRVYPSIAIGKDAHLYVFNNGEADIKVSHLTAWEMKKPLMNGA